The Culex quinquefasciatus strain JHB chromosome 2, VPISU_Cqui_1.0_pri_paternal, whole genome shotgun sequence genome contains the following window.
GGCTCCGAATCCAGCGCCGGCCCCGAATCCGCCCGATCGCGTCCCGCCGATACCGGAAGGCATCCAAAATTTACATGGTGACCAGGAAGATCCTGATTTCTACGACGTGCCCGAACTGACTAGAGCGCAGATTGCTGCACGAAAGGGACCATTTGCTAATCTACCAGTGTTCACGGGGCGGCCAGAGGACTGGCCCATGTTTATCAGCAGCTTTAACAACGGCAACCGCGCTTGTAACTGGACCAACCTCGAGAATCTCGGTAGACTTCAGGCAAGCATACAAGGACGAGCGCTGGAACGTGTGCAGACCAGTCTGCTGTACCCGGAATCTGTCCCAAGGGTAATCGAGACGCTCAGACTGCTCTACGGCAGGCCGGAACAACTTCTCCACTGCTTGATGCAAAGGCTCGGAAGGCGGAGTCCCCACGAATGGATCGCCTTTACACATTCATTAATTTCGGGGTAGTCGTGCAACAACTGTGCGACCATCTGGTGGCCTCGGGAATGGTGGATCACTTAGTCAACCCAATGCTCATCGCGGAACTGGTGGAAAAGTTACCCGATCCGACCAAGGTTGAGTGGGTGCGGTACAAGCGTCAGTTCGCTGCGGTGAACTTAAGCACATTTGCCGACTTTCTCTCTGAAAGGGTCTCCGAAGCGACGGAGGCCACAGCCTACTCCGAACCACAGGAGGAGCGACGCCCGATCCGAGAGCGCCAGGAAAAGAAACCGAAAGGCAGAGACAACGAGGGATTTCTAAATACGCATCTGGGAAGCGAGCAGCTGTCGAAGCAAATCAGAGGGGACGAATCTGGTCGTAGACCTTGCCGGGCGTGCAACCGAACCGATCACCGCATACGGTTCTGCGACGATTTTCTGAAGCTAGCTTGGGATGCCCGGTTGAAGATTGTCGAAGATTGGGACTTATGTCAGCTGTGTCTAAACGAGCACGGACAAACGCGCTGCCGTTTCAAGGGTCACTGCAATGTTGGAAGTTGCAAAGAACGTCACCACCCCCTTCTACACCCGCCGAGTCCACCGGCACCACTTTCGACGGACTGTCACGTGCACAGTTCAGAGCAACACCCGTGATCTTCCGCGTTGTCCCGATCAAGATCTACCACGACGGTCGCACATTTGATGTCGTCGCCTTCCTCGACGAAGGTTCATCTTTCTCCTTGATGGACAGCAGCGTTGCGGATCAAATGAAGCTAAAAGGAACCAGGAAGCCGATACTCGTCAAGTGGACAGCTGGTATGAGTCGGATGGAGCGAGATTCAAGGTCGGTGGATGTGTCGGTTTCCGCGGCGGATTCTCGAAACCGTTTTCTGCTGCGTAACGTGCGCACGGTACAACATCTGCAGCTACCAGAACAAAGGGTGCAGTATTCAGAAGTAGCCGCTCGCTTCAAACATCTGCGTGGTCTTCCCCTGGCCGACTATGCAAATGGTACTCCACAAATTTTGATCGGCCTCAAGCATCTACACGTGTACGCTCCACTTGAGTCGCGCATTGGCAATCCAGGAGAGCCAATAGCTGTTCGGACACAACTCGGTTGGACAATCTACGGCCCTCAAGCTGGCGACGACGTAGTGTCCGGGTATACCGGCCACCACGCTGCCGGTAACCTGTCGGACCATGACCTACAAGAACTACTGCGTAGACATTTCACCCTAGAAGACTCCGGACTGGCCGTCGCAGCGCTTCCCGAATCAACAGAGGACTGCAGAGCGCGAGACCTGTTGGAGAAGACTACAATCCGAGTTGGTGATCGCTTCCAAACGGGGCTCCTTTGGCGCAACGACAACCCGCAGCTACCGGACAGTTTTCCGATGGCGCTAAAGCGCATGAAGGCGCTAGAGCGGAAGTTGGCGAAGAATCCGGTTTTGCAGAAGAACGTGGATGAGCAAATCGCAGAATACCAGCAGAAAGGCTACGCCCACGTCGCTATACCCAACGAGCTGAACCAAGCTGAGCCAGGCAAGATCTGGTACCTACCCCTGAACGTCGTCAAGCACCCAAAGAAACCGGAAAAGGTCCGACTTGTATGGGACGCCGCAGCGTCCGTACGAGGGAAGTCACTGAACACAGAGTTGCTCAAAGGCCCAGACCTTCTGACAAGCCTGCCAACCGTCTTGAGTCGCTTCCGAGAACATCCTATTGCTTTTGGCGGCGATATTGCCGAAATGTACCATCAGCTGCAAATTCAACCGAGTGACAAATCTGCACAAAGGTTCCTGTACCGGCCCAATGGATCTAACCAGCCGGTGATTTTCGTGATGGATGTCGCCACTTTCGGTGCGGCATGCTCACCTTGCTCCGCCCAGTACATCAAAAACAGGAATGCGGAAGAGTACTCCGAGCAGTATCCGGACGCGGTCCAGGCAATCGTTGGTAGCCATTACGTCGATGATTATTTGGACTCGACGTTCACCGTTGGAGAGGCTATCAAGCGTGCTAGCGAAGTAGCGTTCATCCACTCCAAAGCTGGGTTTCAGCTACGCAAGTGGGTGTCAAACAGCACTGAGTTCCTGCAGCATTTTGGAGTTCAAGTTGACAGCCAGCTGGTACCCATCGGCGGCGACAAGAGCAGCGGTATGCAGCGAGTCCTGGGCATGTCATGGGACACGATCGAGGATGTGTTTGTGTTTGCCACCAACCTACGTGAGGACCTCCAGCCGTACCTGACAGAAGGAATCTTGCCGACCAAGCGAATCCTGTTGAGCATCGTCATGAGCTTCTTCGATCCCCTCGGCTTGTGGGCGCTGTTTACCATTTTCGGCAAAATCATCATCCAGGACCTGTGGAGAAATGGGTGCCCGTGGGATCAAGTCTTGGACGAGAGCTCGGCAGCAAAGTGGTTCAAATGGATTGCACTTCTACCGCGCGTGCAAGCTATGACCGTCCCTCGATGCTACTTCCTCGGAGCAAAGCTGTCGGACTACGTAAACCTTGAACTCCACGTATTCACGGACGCAAGCGAGGAGGCTTACGGGGCCGTCGCGTACTTTCGAATCTGGGTGCACGGTAAGCCGAAAGTATCATTGGTGACGGGAAAAGCAAAGGTGGCCCCGCTGCAGTACTTGTCGATTCCTCGCCTGGAGTTGCAAGCCGGAACATTGGGGGCTCGAATGGCAGCAGCGATTAAAGCGAATCACACCCTTCCTATTAGACGAACAGTAATGCACACCGATTCCGCGACGCTGCTTTCGTGGATCCAGTCCGACCACAAGAAGTACAAACAGTTCGTGGCACACCGAATCGGAGAAATCCTCAGCCACACAGACGTGGACGACTGGCAGTTCGTAGCGACTAAGTTCAACATCGCTGATGTGCTGACAAAATGGGGAAAATATGGACCACCACTCGACGGCGACAGCGAATGGCTTGGACCGGAAGAGCTGTTCGTACCGGAAGAAGATCTGACCCTACGAGAGCTGCCGGCGCCGAACGTACGAGAAGAATTACGAGCCTTCTACCTCTTTCACGAGATTGAGTTCGCCTCGTGCCTCATCGACCCTTCTCACTTCTCGCGATGGAAGACCATGGTGAGGAGCGTCGCCAGCGCGTTCCGGTTCATCACCAATCTACGCCGGAAGCAGAGAAAGCAGCCAATTCAAACCCTACGAGCCACGTTCAACCTGGAACGGTCCGTGATGCGGACCGAATCGCTGGTGAAAGTCCCTCTTACCCGCGACGAATATCAACGAGCAGAGAACCACCTGTGGCAAGCTGCACAACAAGAAGGATTCCCGGACGAAACAAAGATTCTGCTGAAGAACCGGGAGCTGACGCAGCAGAAGTGGCACTCCATCGAACGATCCAGTCCACTACACCGACTGGCGCCTTTCCTGGACGAGTATGGGGTCATTCGGATGGAAGGACGTTCGGCCCACGCCGAGTTCTTACCTTTCGAACAGCGGTTTCCAATCGTTCTACCAAAAGGAAATGACATCACTAACAAGCTGATTAGCCACTACCACCACAAGTTCGGCCACGCCAACCGAGAGACGGTGGTGAACGAGCTGCGTCAACGCTTCTACATCCAGAACATCCGAGCTGCGGTCTTGAAGGTGATGCAGACTTGTCTGAAATGCAAGAACAACAAATGCCAACCAGCAGTCCCAAGAATGGCCCCTTTACCGGTGCAGCGTCTCACACCGCAGCTGCGTCCATTCAGTTACGTAGGTGTTGACTATTTTGGTCCAGTTGTTGTGACGATTGGAAGACGGACCGAAAAGAGATGGATCTGCCTATTTACGTGCCTGGTGACTCGAGCAATCCATATGGAAGTTGCCCACAGCTTGAGCAGCGCGTCCTGTATGATGGCGATCAGACGATTCATCTGCCGGCGAGGTGCGCCACTGGAGATCTTCTCCGACAACGGCACTAACTTTCAAGCCGCCAGCAAGGAGCTGGCCCAGACGGTGAAATGCATCGAGCTGGAATGTGCAGACATCTTTACCGACGCGAGAACCCGGTGGAACTTCAATCCGCCTGCGGCGCCTCACTTTGGTGGAGTCTGGGAGCGACTAGTAAGGTCGGCGAAGGACGCGCTCAAGGCTCTACACGATGGCAAAAAACTGACGGACGAGATCCTTCTGACCGTGCTGGCCGAGGCAGAGGACATGGTGAACTCTCGCCCCCTTACCTACATGCCACAAGAGTCTGCAGAAGACGAAGCGCTTACACCAAACCACTTTATTCGCGGCCTGCCAGCTGGAGAACGAGAAGAAGCCCATGCCCCGGCGAGTTCAGCAGAAGCACTTCGCGACAACTTCAAGCGATCTCAACAGCTCGCGGACATGCTGTGGCAGAGATGGCTGAAGGAGTACGTGCCCACCGTCAACCAGCGGACCAAATGGCAAGCAGATCGGGATCCGGTGGAAGAAGGAGAGCTGGTTTACCTGGTCGACGGTAACAACCGAAGAACGTGGATACGCGGAATCGTCGAGAAGGTCATCCGAGGAGCCGACGGGAGAGTACGACAAGCAATGGTGAGAACATCGAAGGGCGTCTATCGACGTCCAGTCGCGAAGTTGGCGGTACTGGAGTGTAGGAGTAAATCTGGCCAGAATCCTGGTCCTGGACCAGAGTTACGGGAGGGGGAATTGTTGGCACCGCCGATCGGTGACACCGCTAAACGCACTCCGACGAACCCTACGGAATAGTGACGACAGGTGACGACGTACGCGGCTGTCATCTATGACACTGACGGCCAGCAGCGGAAGCAGTTtcaaacacacgcacacacgattATTCTACAAAAATCATTCGTCAGCTAAAGCTGCTGCTACacttaaaattaacttttctacATCCCTTGAGCCGATTGCACCTAGATTTATCTCTCGTGATAATTAAGCTTCGAATACGTGAGTTTAAGGCATAATTATATTTGAACATGAAATTTATTATTGTAATCGATACAGGTTGTACGAGATTAGTAGGAGTTTAAGATTTGTTCGATCGATACGGTTTAGAAGAAAAACCAATTGATGTGAGTAACAACCCTGGAAACGAATTCCTCAAATAATTAATCCAAAATACATTGCAGTTTTGAGCTGCGCGAAACCAGCTACAAAAGTTTTTTCACATCGATCGCTACACTAGTAGTTCTAACTTAAAAATA
Protein-coding sequences here:
- the LOC119766309 gene encoding uncharacterized protein LOC119766309; amino-acid sequence: MDRLYTFINFGVVVQQLCDHLVASGMVDHLVNPMLIAELVEKLPDPTKVEWVRYKRQFAAVNLSTFADFLSERVSEATEATAYSEPQEERRPIRERQEKKPKGRDNEGFLNTHLGSEQLSKQIRGDESGRRPCRACNRTDHRIRFCDDFLKLAWDARLKIVEDWDLCQLCLNEHGQTRCRFKGHCNSTGTTFDGLSRAQFRATPVIFRVVPIKIYHDGRTFDVVAFLDEGSSFSLMDSSVADQMKLKGTRKPILVKWTAGMSRMERDSRSVDVSVSAADSRNRFLLRNVRTVQHLQLPEQRVQYSEVAARFKHLRGLPLADYANGTPQILIGLKHLHVYAPLESRIGNPGEPIAVRTQLGWTIYGPQAGDDVVSGYTGHHAAGNLSDHDLQELLRRHFTLEDSGLAVAALPESTEDCRARDLLEKTTIRVGDRFQTGLLWRNDNPQLPDSFPMALKRMKALERKLAKNPVLQKNVDEQIAEYQQKGYAHVAIPNELNQAEPGKIWYLPLNVVKHPKKPEKVRLVWDAAASVRGKSLNTELLKGPDLLTSLPTVLSRFREHPIAFGGDIAEMYHQLQIQPSDKSAQRFLYRPNGSNQPVIFVMDVATFGAACSPCSAQYIKNRNAEEYSEQYPDAVQAIVGSHYVDDYLDSTFTVGEAIKRASEVAFIHSKAGFQLRKWVSNSTEFLQHFGVQVDSQLVPIGGDKSSGMQRVLGMSWDTIEDVFVFATNLREDLQPYLTEGILPTKRILLSIVMSFFDPLGLWALFTIFGKIIIQDLWRNGCPWDQVLDESSAAKWFKWIALLPRVQAMTVPRCYFLGAKLSDYVNLELHVFTDASEEAYGAVAYFRIWVHGKPKVSLVTGKAKVAPLQYLSIPRLELQAGTLGARMAAAIKANHTLPIRRTVMHTDSATLLSWIQSDHKKYKQFVAHRIGEILSHTDVDDWQFVATKFNIADVLTKWGKYGPPLDGDSEWLGPEELFVPEEDLTLRELPAPNVREELRAFYLFHEIEFASCLIDPSHFSRWKTMVRSVASAFRFITNLRRKQRKQPIQTLRATFNLERSVMRTESLVKVPLTRDEYQRAENHLWQAAQQEGFPDETKILLKNRELTQQKWHSIERSSPLHRLAPFLDEYGVIRMEGRSAHAEFLPFEQRFPIVLPKGNDITNKLISHYHHKFGHANRETVVNELRQRFYIQNIRAAVLKVMQTCLKCKNNKCQPAVPRMAPLPVQRLTPQLRPFSYVGVDYFGPVVVTIGRRTEKRWICLFTCLVTRAIHMEVAHSLSSASCMMAIRRFICRRGAPLEIFSDNGTNFQAASKELAQTVKCIELECADIFTDARTRWNFNPPAAPHFGGVWERLVRSAKDALKALHDGKKLTDEILLTVLAEAEDMVNSRPLTYMPQESAEDEALTPNHFIRGLPAGEREEAHAPASSAEALRDNFKRSQQLADMLWQRWLKEYVPTVNQRTKWQADRDPVEEGELVYLVDGNNRRTWIRGIVEKVIRGADGRVRQAMSKTQQKILWKNIVNHAKLNEDFGVALTNMQAGTPNERLEYTQTIYNSLKEQNTRRVECRARIKGDCPWMTFDLWKLLKIKENVLAGSRKRPHDSHQKELLAHISKKLRKAKEIAKKQYYEKLFSNGTQKETWRNINQLIGRKQEGKDDITLQIDGQLTADGPSVANAFNKFFSTIGPQLASTISSRREINKFGTLRPKPDSIFLRPTTAGEVVIKINELDTNKSCGPDGLSAMLIKTHHQAFSQLLRDVFNDCIKTGIFPPSLKTARVIPIHKAGSKTDVNNYRPISVLSVLSKILEQLLVGRSSTLTAAIELVDEIYEAFDERKIVGVCFLDLRKAFDTIDHDVLLKKLDCHGVRGNQTT